One bacterium genomic window, GTGGAGAACAAACCGCATCGCCACCGCCGCGACCTGTAGCGCCTCACGCCTCGCCGCCTCCAGGTCGTTCGCGTGGACGGCCTGCTCGAACTCGTTGAACTCCTCGAGCAGCACGCCGAGGGTCTCATGGGAACTCGCCGGCCTGCCCCATCGACGGTCAGCGCGTTCGACTTCGAGATTGAGGTCCATGTAGTTCATATGAGCCGCCCCTGTTTCGCGCTGGCCTCGGCGGCTTTCATGTTCTCGATCGCTGCCGTCCAATACGAACGCTTCAATTCGATACCAACGAACTGCCGCCCGGTCTGGATTGCAACGTACCCCTCGGAGCCGATACCAGCGAACGGGGATAGCACTAGATCCCCTTCGTTCGTCCATAGTTGCATCGCCCGTTCGATCACGTCTAACTGTAGCGGGCAGATATGGCGCTCGTCTCGGTTGTCACGGCCCGCGGCGGCTTGCAATGTCCGGGTCGCATCAATGTCCATCCACACTGGCGAGGCGTACCGCTGCCAAATGTCGATAGAGAGCTTTCCGCTCTGGACAAACGAGCCCGGCTCGCCGACGTATTCGTCTAGTTCGCCCTCGACAGGCTCGGGATTGTCGCCGGGTTTCCGCATCGTTACGAGGTAGTCCGCGATGCCCTGCCGAGACATACAGCTATCCTTGACGATCTGCTTATGGAGCAGCCCGAGCGCCTTCGTTCGCTGCATCGCGACGACGGGGTTTTTCCAGATGCACACCTCGGAGTGATAGATGAAACCCTCCGAGCAGAACAGCCGGATTAACTCCCCTCGGAAGTCTCGGATGCCGATAACGCCGTCCCTCGCCTTCGACGTCGGTAGGTTCATGCAATGGAACGAGAGCAGCCGCCCGGGTTTCAGTACCCGGTACAACTCTTTGACGGCGTATCCGAAGTGCTGAATGAAGTCGGCATCGCCGGTACAGTTCCCCATGTCCTCGGTCAGATCGGAGTAGACGTAGAGGCTCGAAAACGGCGGAGAGAACACGCTGTAGTGGATCGAATCGGAGTCGACCGACGCGAGATGATCCACACAATCCCCGAGGATCAATTCCCACCCGGGGCCCGCTGCGCGGTCAGACTCGGCCCGCTCGCGGACGCGGCGCCCGTCCTTGATGTTCTCCTCGTTGTACCCGTGCATATGCTCCACCATCTTTTCCGCCATCAGTTCGGCATCCTTTTCTTTGCGTTGAATGTTACTAACGACTGCGCCCTCGGCGTCGGATGTTACGACGTAAACATGGACGGCGGACTCCTGCCCGAACCGCCAGCATCGCCGCACCGCCTGATAATACTGCTCGTAAGAATCCGACAGTCCGACGAACGCGACGTTCGCGCAATGTTGCCAGTTCATACCGAACCCGGCGATACTCGGTTTCGTGACGAGTACGCGGATCTTGCCATCGGAGAACCCGAGCATCGAATCGGTCTTATGCTCGCGGGTATCCGATCCCTTCACTTCCACCGCGCCCGCGATGGCCTTTGTTAGCGCCGCGCTTTCCGCGTTGAGGTCGCACCATACGAGCCACGGGCCCTCGATCGCGTTGACTAACTCGGCAGTCTCCGCGACCCTCGCATCAAGGCTAGCCTTCCGCGCCTGCCTGCGTTCGAGTAGGCTCATCGCCTGCTTATGAAAAAGCATCCCGCTTGACGCTGGCCCGCCGACCGATCGCTGAGATACTTCCAGGGGTGGAAGCGTGAAATTCCCGTCGCAGTATCCGAGGTCGGACGGCTTGCGAATCATCACGGCCCACGTACAAAGCCAGCGCCAGAACTCCGAATCGGCGTGGCCTTTCAGTCGCCACTTCTGCGTTTCGCTGCCATCGTGGACGAAGAACATCGAGAGCATTTCCGTCCGCGACATTGCCCCGATGAACTCGGCATGATTCCCGAGTTCCATATGATCGTTAGGTGCCGGGGTTGCCGTGCATGCTAGACGGAACTGGACGCAGCCGAAGTCGCTAATGATCTGATTTCGGATCTTGCCGGTGTAAGATTTCAGGATCGAGGATTCGTCCAGAACGATCCCGGTTAGGTCCCCCGGATCGAATCGGTCGATCATCTCGTAATTGGTGATCGTGACGCCGT contains:
- a CDS encoding helicase, with the protein product MQLEWAKHVPGRVLIVAPLAVSQQTIREGTKFGVDVTYSRDGELSDGVTITNYEMIDRFDPGDLTGIVLDESSILKSYTGKIRNQIISDFGCVQFRLACTATPAPNDHMELGNHAEFIGAMSRTEMLSMFFVHDGSETQKWRLKGHADSEFWRWLCTWAVMIRKPSDLGYCDGNFTLPPLEVSQRSVGGPASSGMLFHKQAMSLLERRQARKASLDARVAETAELVNAIEGPWLVWCDLNAESAALTKAIAGAVEVKGSDTREHKTDSMLGFSDGKIRVLVTKPSIAGFGMNWQHCANVAFVGLSDSYEQYYQAVRRCWRFGQESAVHVYVVTSDAEGAVVSNIQRKEKDAELMAEKMVEHMHGYNEENIKDGRRVRERAESDRAAGPGWELILGDCVDHLASVDSDSIHYSVFSPPFSSLYVYSDLTEDMGNCTGDADFIQHFGYAVKELYRVLKPGRLLSFHCMNLPTSKARDGVIGIRDFRGELIRLFCSEGFIYHSEVCIWKNPVVAMQRTKALGLLHKQIVKDSCMSRQGIADYLVTMRKPGDNPEPVEGELDEYVGEPGSFVQSGKLSIDIWQRYASPVWMDIDATRTLQAAAGRDNRDERHICPLQLDVIERAMQLWTNEGDLVLSPFAGIGSEGYVAIQTGRQFVGIELKRSYWTAAIENMKAAEASAKQGRLI